One genomic window of Syngnathoides biaculeatus isolate LvHL_M chromosome 13, ASM1980259v1, whole genome shotgun sequence includes the following:
- the LOC133510553 gene encoding inhibin beta A chain-like isoform X1, which translates to MTSASFPSALFALTLIVHFCPAGSLVVQSDVPLSLRQGAESSKCASCAAGQVRKNSSDMVEAVKRHILNVLHLSARPNLTQTLPRAALLNAIRKLHVGRVATDGSVDVQADGADPEASAQVIAFAEPGEAGNTLTFDLSKESSRAALVEQADLWIFLKSSRGSRARGKVKLQLHRAEQDAPVSEKMADTRRSGWHTLAVRRCLQSSLDRGDGPLRLRLSCPLCAGAGAAPVLPSADGDRSHRPFLMAALRATEDVARRRTARSLECDGKTRTCCKQQFYVSFKDIGWNDWIIAPSGYHANYCEGDCPNHVASVGGSALSFHAAVINQYRMRGYGPFQNIKSCCVPTRLRAMSMLYFDHEQMIVKKDIPNMIVEQCGCS; encoded by the exons ATGACTTCCGCTTCTTTTCCCTCAGCGCTTTTCGCCCTGACCCTCATTGTCCATTTCTGTCCCGCCGGCTCGCTGGTCGTCCAGTCAGACGTTCCTCTGAGCCTCCGCCAAGGAGCCGAGTCCTCCAAGTGTGCGTCTTGCGCCGCGGGCCAGGTGAGGAAGAACTCTAGCGATATGGTGGAAGCGGTCAAGCGTCACATCCTCAACGTGCTCCACCTGAGCGCGAGACCCAACCTGACGCAGACGCTTCCTCGCGCTGCGCTTCTCAACGCCATCAGGAAACTGCACGTCGGCCGTGTGGCCACCGACGGCAGTGTGGACGTTCAGGCGGACGGCGCCGACCCCGAGGCCTCAGCCCAGGTCATCGCCTTTGCCGAGCCGG GGGAGGCCGGGAACAccttgacctttgacctctcTAAGGAAAGCAGCAGGGCGGCGCTTGTGGAGCAGGCCGACTTGTGGATCTTCCTCAAATCGTCTCGGGGAAGTCGGGCCAGAGGCAAAGTGAAGCTGCAGCTCCACCGAGCCGAACAGGACGCGCCGGTGTCAGAAAAGATGGCGGACACGCGTCGCAGTGGCTGGCACACGCTGGCGGTGCGGCGCTGCCTTCAGTCCTCGCTGGACCGCGGCGACGGACCGCTGCGTCTGCGGCTTTCCTGCCCGCTGTGCGCCGGGGCCGGCGCCGCGCCCGTCCTGCCTTCTGCCGACGGCGACCGATCCCACCGGCCCTTCCTGATGGCGGCGCTACGAGCCACAGAGGACGTGGCTCGACGCCGGACGGCTCGGAGTTTGGAGTGCGACGGCAAAACGCGCACGTGCTGCAAGCAACAGTTTTACGTGAGCTTTAAAGACATCGGATGGAACGACTGGATTATCGCTCCGTCTGGTTACCATGCCAACTACTGCGAGGGAGACTGTCCCAACCACGTGGCGAGCGTCGGCGGCTCGGCTCTCTCCTTCCACGCCGCTGTCATCAACCAGTACCGCATGAGGGGCTACGGACCCTTTCAGAACATCAAGTCGTGTTGCGTGCCCACGCGGCTGCGCGCTATGTCCATGCTGTATTTCGACCACGAGCAGATGATCGTCAAAAAAGACATACCCAACATGATTGTGGAGCAGTGTGGGTGCTCGTGA
- the dnajc1 gene encoding dnaJ homolog subfamily C member 1, whose amino-acid sequence MTVASWLALFGLALLSVGLPSDAWDADLELLDLVEEIPDTFYRFLSLEQDASPSEIKKAYRRLSLVLHPDKNKDENAETQFRQLVAIYEVLKDDERRRRYDDILVNGLPDWRQPVFYYRRVRKMSNGELAFLLFVIVTIGHYAVIWSIYLEKQLDEMLVKKKREKKKKSNAKEEVKYGSVERTDRAQERPHWQDILPLKVSMWIYMSIKHMPQTLQEVQQHYEDYQQMKKRQREEQEEEKKAQQEVATREKRSKVKKPKMDFPIYEPSAEEPNLQSYQQTGSIQEVEEQLDQWLQDQKPARKKASEWSEDDVSLLSRLMGKFPGGTPGRWEKIAHELGRSVTDVTTKVKQAKELTHLSTGLVKLSELKGPSLPARPLPVCDGGMGVASEEQDEEAVAVKRRNRKCAVEADGGDGGRLRSRRQKDFNPDELDEEEGAAAAAQENKNKPEVAVWTQNQQKLLELALQQFPRGSGERWDRIAKVVPGKSKEDCMIRYKMLAELVQKRKQVKS is encoded by the exons ATGACGGTGGCCAGTTGGCTTGCGCTGTTCGGATTGGCTCTCTTGTCTGTCGGCCTCCCGTCGGACGCTTGGGACGCAGACCTGGAGCTTCTGGATCTGGTCGAAGAGATCCCGGACACTTTTTACCGCTTCCTGTCTCTGGAGCAG GATGCGTCGCCGTCGGAAATCAAAAAGGCCTATCGCCGCCTGTCGCTTGTTTTGCATCCTGACAAGAACAAAGATGAAAACGCTGAGACGCAATTTCGACAG CTGGTGGCCATTTACGAAGTCCTGAAGGACGACGAGAGACGGCGCAG GTACGACGACATCTTGGTGAACGGGCTTCCCGATTGGCGCCAGCCCGTCTTCTACTACCGGCGTGTGAGGAAGATGAGCAACGGCGAGTTGGCCTTCCTGCTCTTCGTCATCGTCACCATCGGACACTACGCCGTCATCTGGTCCATCTACCTGGAGAAACAGTTG GATGAAATGCTGGTTAAAAAGAAgcgagagaagaagaaaaagagcaacGCTAAAGAAGAGGTCAAGTACGGCTCGGTGGAGCGCACTGACAG GGCTCAAGAGCGCCCCCACTGGCAAGACATTCTTCCTCTGAAAGTCAGCATGTGGATCTACATGTCTATCAAACACATGCCCCAAACCCTGCAG GAGGTGCAGCAGCACTACGAGGATTACCAGCAGATGAAGAAGCGGCAGCGGGAGGaacaagaagaggaaaaaaaagcccaacagGAAGTTGCGACCA GAGAGAAGAGGTCAAAGGTTAAGAAACCAAAGATGGACTTCCCCATCTACGAGCCGTCGGCAGAGGAGCCAAATTTGCAAAGTTACCAGCAGACGGGTTCCATCCAGGAAGTTGAAGAGCAGCTCGACCAATGGTTGCAGGACCAGAAGCCCGCCAGGAAGAAG GCGTCAGAGTGGAGCGAGGACGACGTCAGCCTCCTCAGCAGATTGATGGGAAAATTCCCCGGAGGAACGCCAGGTCGTTGGGAGAAGATCGCCCACGAGCTCGGCAGATCAGTGACGGAT GTGACCACCAAAGTCAAACAAGCCAAAGAGCTCACCCACCTCAGCACAG GTCTGGTGAAGCTGTCTGAGTTGAAGGGGCCTTCTCTTCCCGCaaggccacttcctgtttgtgacGGTGGAATGGGCGTCGCCAGTGAGGAGCAAGACGAAGAAGCTGTGGCGGTTAAGCGGAGGAACAGGAAGTGCGCGGTTGAAGCCGACGGAGGTGACGGGGGGCGACTCAGGTCCAGACGGCAGAAAGATTTCAACCCTGACGAGTTGGACgaggaggagggggcggcggcggcggcacagGAGAACAAGAACAAGCCGGAGGTGGCGGTGTGGACTCAGAACCAGCAGAAGCTTCTGGAACTGGCTCTGCAGCAGTTCCCCAGAGGAAGCGGCGAGCGCTGGGATCGCATCGCCAAAGTTGTTCCTGGGAAAAGCAAG gagGACTGCATGATTCGTTACAAGATGCTGGCAGAACTGGTCCAAAAAAGGAAACAAGTCAAGAGCTGA
- the LOC133510553 gene encoding inhibin beta A chain-like isoform X2 — MVEAVKRHILNVLHLSARPNLTQTLPRAALLNAIRKLHVGRVATDGSVDVQADGADPEASAQVIAFAEPGEAGNTLTFDLSKESSRAALVEQADLWIFLKSSRGSRARGKVKLQLHRAEQDAPVSEKMADTRRSGWHTLAVRRCLQSSLDRGDGPLRLRLSCPLCAGAGAAPVLPSADGDRSHRPFLMAALRATEDVARRRTARSLECDGKTRTCCKQQFYVSFKDIGWNDWIIAPSGYHANYCEGDCPNHVASVGGSALSFHAAVINQYRMRGYGPFQNIKSCCVPTRLRAMSMLYFDHEQMIVKKDIPNMIVEQCGCS, encoded by the exons ATGGTGGAAGCGGTCAAGCGTCACATCCTCAACGTGCTCCACCTGAGCGCGAGACCCAACCTGACGCAGACGCTTCCTCGCGCTGCGCTTCTCAACGCCATCAGGAAACTGCACGTCGGCCGTGTGGCCACCGACGGCAGTGTGGACGTTCAGGCGGACGGCGCCGACCCCGAGGCCTCAGCCCAGGTCATCGCCTTTGCCGAGCCGG GGGAGGCCGGGAACAccttgacctttgacctctcTAAGGAAAGCAGCAGGGCGGCGCTTGTGGAGCAGGCCGACTTGTGGATCTTCCTCAAATCGTCTCGGGGAAGTCGGGCCAGAGGCAAAGTGAAGCTGCAGCTCCACCGAGCCGAACAGGACGCGCCGGTGTCAGAAAAGATGGCGGACACGCGTCGCAGTGGCTGGCACACGCTGGCGGTGCGGCGCTGCCTTCAGTCCTCGCTGGACCGCGGCGACGGACCGCTGCGTCTGCGGCTTTCCTGCCCGCTGTGCGCCGGGGCCGGCGCCGCGCCCGTCCTGCCTTCTGCCGACGGCGACCGATCCCACCGGCCCTTCCTGATGGCGGCGCTACGAGCCACAGAGGACGTGGCTCGACGCCGGACGGCTCGGAGTTTGGAGTGCGACGGCAAAACGCGCACGTGCTGCAAGCAACAGTTTTACGTGAGCTTTAAAGACATCGGATGGAACGACTGGATTATCGCTCCGTCTGGTTACCATGCCAACTACTGCGAGGGAGACTGTCCCAACCACGTGGCGAGCGTCGGCGGCTCGGCTCTCTCCTTCCACGCCGCTGTCATCAACCAGTACCGCATGAGGGGCTACGGACCCTTTCAGAACATCAAGTCGTGTTGCGTGCCCACGCGGCTGCGCGCTATGTCCATGCTGTATTTCGACCACGAGCAGATGATCGTCAAAAAAGACATACCCAACATGATTGTGGAGCAGTGTGGGTGCTCGTGA